The DNA region GACGATAATGAGATCGACCTTGCTGAATTGACACAAGGGCCACCATATGCGTGCAAAGTTTTAGCCCATTCGAACGGGAAAAATCATGTCGAACCTGAAAAGAGTGACAAATTTCCTAAGAAAACTTATACGTTCAACGTTACAAAATGTGACGAAATTTTTGACTTACTCGTCAAAGATGATCAAATGATAGTATCTCCGGGTGCTAAAGTACCCCCTTTAGAGCAAAGAAAGAAAATAGGGTTTTGTAAATACCATGGTTTTTATGGTCATAAAATgtctcaatgttttcttttcagggatcttgtgcaAAATGTCATCCAGGAAGGAAGACTCAAGTTCGAAGGAAAAACATAGAGTCAGATGAAGATCGACTTCGATCCTCTACAAGCAGCTAAGGCCCATTATACTGAACCAGAGGAAGTGAATCTTATTGAAGTCACTGATGATTTCAACATGACTGAAGTCACTGAAGACTTCGTCAATGAACCTGTTACGGCCAGGGTTCATGAGTACTTCGAGCAAGCGCCTCTTGATGATTTTGCTCAAAAGGTTGCAGGAGATGTCAACAAAAAAATGCTGAAGCCTCCGATGCCGAGGACGCTAAAATTTCAAAGTTAATGATGATTACTAAAGAAACCACTGATAATTTCGTTCAGATGGACAAGGCCACTGAGGGCCTTCAAAAACAATTCCAAAGGTTGGATATTACTGAGGATATCCACATGAGGTTAATATGGCGGAGTTATCTCAAGAAACCTCTATGGAGGTCGACGGTGAATGTCGACAGGAGGAGTATGACAAGGTCGTCTTCCCTCAAGAGGAAGAAGCGCTGTCGGATTTCCTCCGACGGTGTCAGAAAAAGAAGTCGGAAGTTATGATGTGACCCAGGTGCAGTGTTGTATTCGACAAGAAAGCAACTCAGAATCTTGAAGGGGTTAGGAGAGTAAATCACCAAGATGGTCATAAAGCCACCCAAAATCATCAAGTGGGTAAGCCAAGAAGGGCTTTCGATCCCAGGAGATATCCTGATCCGAGACGCCCCATGGTGAAGCTGAGTGAAACCAAGCAAGCAGGGTGAAATTCAAACCCATTTCCTTCAAGCCTGGTGTCGAGGGGTCAAATGGAATGTGGGTTAAGCAAACTGATGGCAAGAAACACAGTCATGGAAAGTGGCAGAATTTCGATGTTGAAAGGGGTTCGTCACTGGCTTACTGCAAGGAATTTCGGACCGACAAAAGGACCTCACATGTGTCCGAGAACTATAAGAGAAAAAACCCTATGACGAGATCTCAGTGGAGAAGAGAACAAAGAAGGCGAAAATCCCAAAGAGAAGCAGGTGAGAGAGATTAGGCTGAGTCGAGTACCAATGTGACTGTGAAGAAAAGGGAGGACCCAAACTTCGCCAAAAGAGATCCCAATATCTCAGTTAGAACGGCCAGTGAAAAATACAATCAGGTGGCCGCCGAAGATGAATTGTTTACTGACAACTTCGACTCTGGTTCGGAAGCTTCCTTAAACATCTTAGTCGGGGTAGTATCCGTAATGCCCAGGGAATTCGATCGGATTACTGAAGTTGAAGACAATGGCATCATCACAAAGAGGGAGATGGCCGCTCACAAGCCAGTATGTTACTATGTAATGAACAACGACTGTGTTGAAGAGCAAAATGCCTTTTTTGAAAGACCCAGTGAAGCCATGAAGAGCCACCTAAAACCCCTCTTCATCACTGGGAAAGTCGAAGACGTCCCCGTTAATAAAATATTGGTGGATTGTGGAGCGAATGTGAACTTGATGCCTCACCACATGCTGAGGAAAATTGGCAAATATGATACTGATGCCAAACCTCATAATATGGTGCTAACTAACTATGAAGGTAAAGTAGGTTCCACCATGGGGGCTATCCAAGTCGAATTAACTATAGGGATAGTCACTAGGTCTATAATGTTTATGATTATGGAAACCAAGGCTAACGACAATCTGTTGCTTGGAAGAGAATGGATCCATGGGGTCGAAGTTGTCCCATCTTCAATGCACTAGAGGGTAATAATTTTGCGCCCAGATGGCATCGTCGAAAACATAGAGGAGGATCAGGGGTACTTTAAAACCCCTATCAATCATGTCGACAAGCGCCAGTTTGACAAACACTTAGCCACTATAGCCCCCTGTGATTCGGCTGAATTTACGTTTACCCCTGACAACAATGCTTATTGTTCCTTGTCACTACACCCTCACTATGGTTTTCGGTAGGACAGAGAGATAGTAGGCGAAGACAACTTCGAATATTTGGGAGTATCTGGAATCAACCCCATAGGATGGGGAAGTGAATTCAGTAATGATGACTTAGTTTACAGCGTTAAAGAGGAGTTCGGCTTACATAGCCGAGAGCAAACAACAACTAGCCTTAGAGACCGAAGTCAAAAATATGGTTGTCGAAGCTAGTGAAGTTTCTCAATAGATAGGTCCCGAGAAGGACTTCGACCCAATGCCACTTGATAAAGGTCTGAATGAAGAGCAAGACCAGAGGCTCGATGCGATATACGACGATGAACCTTTGGGTTTCGAGAAGGATCCGCTAGCAACAAACATTAAAATGCTGGCTTAGGATCCCCTTGAAGAAGTAGACTTGGGGGAGAGAGCAATAAAAAGGCCAACTTACATCAGTGCCAACATTCATCCTCAACTCAAGATCGAAGTGGTCCAGTTGCTGAGAGAGTTTAAGGATTGTTTTGCATGGGACTATGATGAAATGCCCGGTTTAAGCAGAGAGTTGGTCGAATTGAAACAGTTGATCAAGCTTGGAAAGAAGCCTGTGAAGCAGAACCCAAGACGATTTTCTCCAGTAATACTA from Lathyrus oleraceus cultivar Zhongwan6 chromosome 1, CAAS_Psat_ZW6_1.0, whole genome shotgun sequence includes:
- the LOC127115248 gene encoding uncharacterized protein LOC127115248, translating into MPREFDRITEVEDNGIITKREMAAHKPVCYYVMNNDCVEEQNAFFERPSEAMKSHLKPLFITGKVEDVPVNKILVDCGANVNLMPHHMLRKIGKYDTDAKPHNMVLTNYEGKVGSTMGAIQVELTIGIVTRSIMFMIMETKANDNLLLGREWIHGVEVVPSSMH